In Papio anubis isolate 15944 chromosome 17, Panubis1.0, whole genome shotgun sequence, the following are encoded in one genomic region:
- the EVI2A gene encoding protein EVI2A isoform X1, which produces MPMDMEHTGHYLHLAFLMTTVFSLSPGTKANYTHLWANSTTSWDSVIQNKTGRSQNENINTNLITPEADYKGNSTNMPETSHIVSLTSKSEQELYIPSVVSNSPSTVQSIENTSKSHGEIFKKDVCAENNNNMAMLICLIIIAVLFLICTFLFLSTVVLANKVSSLRRSKQAGKRQPRSNGDFLASGLWPAESDTWKRTKQLTGPNLVMQSTGVLTATRQRKDEEGTEKLTNEQMG; this is translated from the coding sequence ATGCCCATGGACATGGAACACACAGGACATTACCTACATCTTGCCTTTCTGATGACAacagttttttctttgtctcctgGAACAAAAGCAAACTATACCCATCTGTGGGCTAATAGTACTACTTCCTGGGATTCAGTTATTcaaaataagacaggcagaagccaaaatgaaaacattaacacAAACCTTATAACTCCTGAAGCAGATTATAAAGGTAATTCTACAAACATGCCTGAAACATCTCACATCGTATCTTTAACTTCTAAATCTGAACAGGAGCTTTATATACCTTCTGTCGTCAGCAACAGTCCTTCAACAGTACAAAGCATTGAAAACACAAGTAAAAGTCATGgtgaaattttcaaaaaggatGTCTGTgcggaaaacaacaacaacatggcTATGCTAATTTGCTTAATTATAATTGCAGTGCTTTTTCTTATCTGTACCTTTCTATTTCTATCAACTGTGGTTTTGGCAAACAAAGTCTCATCTCTCAGACGATCAAAACAAGCAGGCAAGCGTCAGCCTAGAAGCAATGGTGATTTTCTGGCAAGCGGTCTATGGCCTGCTGAATCAGACACttggaaaagaacaaaacagcTCACAGGACCCAACCTAGTGATGCAATCTACTGGAGTGCTCACAGctacaagacaaagaaaagatgaagaaggaACTGAAAAACTTACTAACGAACAGATGGGTTAg
- the EVI2A gene encoding protein EVI2A isoform X2 yields MLLRSWFGNKDFQALPILARITSMPMDMEHTGHYLHLAFLMTTVFSLSPGTKANYTHLWANSTTSWDSVIQNKTGRSQNENINTNLITPEADYKGNSTNMPETSHIVSLTSKSEQELYIPSVVSNSPSTVQSIENTSKSHGEIFKKDVCAENNNNMAMLICLIIIAVLFLICTFLFLSTVVLANKVSSLRRSKQAGKRQPRSNGDFLASGLWPAESDTWKRTKQLTGPNLVMQSTGVLTATRQRKDEEGTEKLTNEQMG; encoded by the exons ATGTTGCTTAGGAGTTGGTTTGGAAACAAAGACTTTCAGGCCCTACCTATACTAGCTAG G ATTACCAGTATGCCCATGGACATGGAACACACAGGACATTACCTACATCTTGCCTTTCTGATGACAacagttttttctttgtctcctgGAACAAAAGCAAACTATACCCATCTGTGGGCTAATAGTACTACTTCCTGGGATTCAGTTATTcaaaataagacaggcagaagccaaaatgaaaacattaacacAAACCTTATAACTCCTGAAGCAGATTATAAAGGTAATTCTACAAACATGCCTGAAACATCTCACATCGTATCTTTAACTTCTAAATCTGAACAGGAGCTTTATATACCTTCTGTCGTCAGCAACAGTCCTTCAACAGTACAAAGCATTGAAAACACAAGTAAAAGTCATGgtgaaattttcaaaaaggatGTCTGTgcggaaaacaacaacaacatggcTATGCTAATTTGCTTAATTATAATTGCAGTGCTTTTTCTTATCTGTACCTTTCTATTTCTATCAACTGTGGTTTTGGCAAACAAAGTCTCATCTCTCAGACGATCAAAACAAGCAGGCAAGCGTCAGCCTAGAAGCAATGGTGATTTTCTGGCAAGCGGTCTATGGCCTGCTGAATCAGACACttggaaaagaacaaaacagcTCACAGGACCCAACCTAGTGATGCAATCTACTGGAGTGCTCACAGctacaagacaaagaaaagatgaagaaggaACTGAAAAACTTACTAACGAACAGATGGGTTAg